One region of Rhodophyticola sp. CCM32 genomic DNA includes:
- a CDS encoding M24 family metallopeptidase, giving the protein MTLYQDRMTRLRARMAETDTDLVALGPTSHMRWLSGADPHGDERPVMLLVSQAHAGFLMPALNANSVRQMTDLPFETWSDDAGPHAALAQLLTLCDMGGAGRSVVLDEAMRADFALLLLEAMTAPEHRFSGDTIGHLRAIKDASEISALRASALINDAAMRAGFAALAPGITERDVARVIRDHYKAHGAVTEFTIVGFGANGAFPHHHTGGTKLVEGMAVLIDTGCRIGGYPSDMTRCGWFGAAPDAEFRKVAAVVEQAVSAALDAARPGVRARDVDAAARGVIEAAGYGPYFVHRTGHGLGIDVHEPPYITATAETVLQEGNVFSIEPGIYLPGRFGIRLEDIVTVTAEGAQVLSELSRDIWTPGLNA; this is encoded by the coding sequence ATGACCCTCTACCAAGACCGTATGACCCGGCTGCGCGCCCGGATGGCCGAAACCGACACCGATCTGGTGGCCCTTGGCCCGACCAGCCATATGCGCTGGCTTTCGGGCGCCGACCCCCATGGAGATGAACGCCCGGTGATGCTGCTGGTCAGTCAGGCCCATGCAGGGTTTCTGATGCCCGCGCTGAATGCGAATTCCGTGCGGCAGATGACTGATCTGCCGTTTGAAACCTGGAGCGATGATGCCGGGCCGCATGCGGCGCTGGCGCAATTGCTGACCCTTTGCGATATGGGCGGCGCGGGCCGGTCGGTGGTGCTTGACGAAGCCATGCGCGCCGATTTCGCCCTGTTGTTGCTTGAGGCGATGACCGCCCCCGAGCACAGGTTTTCCGGTGACACGATCGGCCATCTGAGGGCGATCAAGGATGCCTCGGAGATATCCGCCCTGCGCGCCTCTGCCCTCATCAATGATGCGGCGATGCGTGCGGGGTTTGCTGCGCTTGCCCCGGGCATCACTGAACGCGATGTGGCCCGGGTGATCCGCGATCACTACAAGGCCCATGGCGCGGTAACAGAATTCACGATTGTGGGGTTCGGCGCGAATGGCGCCTTTCCGCATCATCACACCGGGGGCACCAAACTGGTTGAGGGCATGGCGGTGCTGATCGACACCGGCTGCCGCATCGGGGGTTATCCAAGCGATATGACCCGCTGCGGCTGGTTCGGGGCCGCGCCCGATGCGGAATTCCGCAAGGTTGCGGCGGTGGTGGAACAGGCGGTTTCCGCCGCGCTTGATGCGGCCCGCCCCGGCGTTCGGGCCCGTGACGTGGATGCCGCCGCACGCGGCGTGATCGAGGCCGCGGGCTATGGCCCGTATTTCGTGCATCGCACGGGCCACGGGCTTGGGATCGACGTGCATGAGCCGCCATATATCACCGCCACAGCCGAAACCGTGTTGCAGGAGGGCAATGTCTTCTCGATCGAGCCGGGGATTTACCTGCCCGGACGGTTCGGCATACGGCTGGAGGATATCGTGACCGTAACAGCGGAGGGCGCACAGGTCCTGTCTGAACTGTCGCGGGATATCTGGACCCCGGGACTGAACGCCTAA
- a CDS encoding helix-turn-helix domain-containing protein, which produces MARPKPKSDPNLGALIRKRRKQLDLTLQALCDKAGLSVGYLSQVERNHATPSLGTLAQIARGLDVGLEYFIAASKPADSLTRAGARPQFAIDGSSIVYESLGAEFPGAELSCYILHVPPGYASEIVSHEGEEIIFILDGEITQMLDGQHFILQKGDSLHYSGSTPHSWSNQTDTTACLLWTGTLSVLQRKGAVRLPEMTPANTNG; this is translated from the coding sequence ATGGCCCGTCCAAAGCCAAAGAGCGATCCTAACCTGGGCGCCTTGATCCGCAAACGGCGCAAGCAGCTTGATCTGACCCTGCAGGCGCTTTGCGACAAGGCAGGCCTGTCGGTGGGCTATCTCAGCCAGGTGGAACGCAATCACGCCACCCCGTCGCTTGGCACCCTGGCGCAGATCGCCCGGGGGCTGGATGTGGGGCTGGAATATTTCATCGCCGCCTCGAAACCGGCTGACAGCCTGACCCGCGCCGGTGCCCGCCCGCAATTCGCGATTGACGGGTCGTCTATCGTCTATGAATCCCTCGGCGCCGAATTTCCGGGCGCTGAATTGTCCTGCTACATCCTGCATGTGCCACCCGGCTATGCATCCGAGATTGTCAGCCATGAGGGGGAGGAGATTATCTTCATCCTCGATGGCGAGATCACCCAGATGCTCGATGGCCAGCACTTCATTCTGCAAAAAGGGGACAGCCTGCACTACAGCGGCTCAACCCCCCATTCCTGGTCGAACCAGACCGACACCACCGCCTGCCTGCTCTGGACCGGCACCCTGTCGGTGCTTCAGCGCAAAGGGGCGGTACGACTGCCTGAAATGACGCCTGCGAATACCAATGGCTGA
- a CDS encoding pyridoxal phosphate-dependent aminotransferase gives MRHSSRAEVDPFIVMDVLDAARAAEEAGRHIIHMEIGQPGTGAPLSARQRLTDEMAAGPLGYTVALGRPDLRAGIAALYGEWYGLDLDPARVVVTAGASGAFLLAFSALFDAGENVALGEPCYPSYRQILRALSLTPVGLPTSLDSRYQPLPSQLTPDLSGLIVASPANPTGTMLDHGGLQALIDACADKGIALVSDEIYHRLDYEHRAVSALEISDDVYVVNSFSKYFSMTGWRLGWMVVPTDHVRLVERLAQNMFICPPHAAQVAALGALSADGRAELDSHRVVYTANRALMLAGLAEAGFDRLAPADGAFYVYADVSDLTSDSRAFCAEILEQAGVAVTPGLDFDPNRGAGTIRFSYASAAADIREGLARLQAFMRDYLRRVE, from the coding sequence ATGCGACATTCAAGCCGGGCCGAGGTGGATCCGTTCATTGTGATGGATGTGCTGGATGCCGCGCGCGCCGCCGAAGAGGCCGGGCGCCACATCATCCATATGGAAATCGGCCAGCCCGGCACCGGGGCCCCGCTGTCGGCCCGCCAGCGTCTGACCGATGAAATGGCGGCGGGCCCTCTGGGCTATACGGTGGCCCTTGGCCGCCCCGATCTGCGGGCGGGGATCGCGGCGCTTTATGGCGAATGGTACGGGCTGGATCTGGACCCGGCGCGGGTGGTGGTGACCGCCGGTGCGTCCGGTGCATTTCTGCTGGCCTTCTCGGCCCTGTTTGATGCGGGTGAGAATGTTGCACTGGGGGAGCCATGTTATCCCTCCTACCGGCAGATCTTGCGCGCGCTCAGCCTGACGCCTGTGGGTCTGCCCACCAGTCTGGACAGCCGGTATCAGCCGCTGCCATCACAACTGACCCCTGATCTGTCCGGGCTGATTGTGGCCTCCCCCGCCAACCCGACCGGGACAATGCTGGATCACGGCGGATTGCAGGCCCTGATCGACGCCTGTGCCGATAAGGGGATCGCGCTGGTTTCAGACGAGATCTATCACCGGCTGGATTATGAGCACCGGGCGGTGTCGGCCCTTGAGATCAGCGATGATGTCTATGTGGTGAACTCGTTTTCCAAATATTTCTCGATGACCGGCTGGCGTCTGGGCTGGATGGTGGTGCCGACAGATCACGTGCGTCTGGTGGAGCGTCTGGCGCAGAACATGTTTATCTGCCCGCCCCATGCGGCGCAGGTGGCCGCCCTGGGCGCGTTGAGCGCTGATGGCCGCGCGGAGCTGGACAGTCACCGCGTGGTTTACACGGCCAATCGGGCGCTGATGCTGGCCGGGCTGGCAGAGGCGGGGTTTGACCGGCTGGCCCCGGCGGATGGGGCGTTTTATGTCTATGCGGATGTCTCTGACCTGACCTCTGACAGCCGGGCATTCTGTGCAGAGATACTGGAACAGGCCGGGGTGGCGGTCACCCCGGGGCTGGATTTCGACCCAAATCGCGGGGCGGGCACGATCCGGTTTTCCTATGCCAGCGCGGCGGCGGATATCAGGGAGGGGTTGGCGCGGTTGCAGGCGTTCATGCGCGATTATCTGAGGCGGGTGGAATAA
- a CDS encoding N-acetylmuramoyl-L-alanine amidase, which produces MIRAVLTFLMILLTLPAAAQEFRALARVIPEGSALRDAPGGGADLVLALSQAVPFRVFTLDDPARVVVDFREVAWDGMTSDFDTAGPVEAVQTGGALQAGWSRMVLRLALPLKVTEAAMETDPTDGTAIVHLRMEPVSQEVFAGTAGAPPGVTTLVTPGLVAPGPEHSQIPRQDGGQRLIVVLDPGHGGVDPGAQRGGHDEADLVLIFARELREMLVRTGRFEVILTRESDSFVPLPTRVSIARAARADLFISLHADALAEGRATGATVYTLSDTASDAASAALAEHHDRADLLAGIDLTGSDDVVAGVLMDLARLDTDPRSEALADALVAGISAGGGGMHSHPHSEAGFSVLKAADIPSVLVELGFMSEPSDLANLLDPEWRAAVQAGIRDAILGWAAGDAAAAALRRQ; this is translated from the coding sequence ATGATCCGAGCAGTTCTGACCTTTCTGATGATTTTGCTGACCCTGCCTGCCGCCGCGCAGGAGTTTCGCGCTCTGGCCCGGGTGATCCCCGAGGGCAGTGCGTTGCGCGATGCGCCGGGTGGCGGTGCTGATCTGGTGCTGGCGCTTAGCCAGGCGGTGCCGTTCCGGGTGTTCACCCTGGATGATCCGGCCCGTGTGGTGGTGGATTTCCGCGAGGTTGCCTGGGACGGAATGACCTCCGATTTCGACACTGCCGGGCCTGTCGAGGCGGTTCAGACCGGTGGCGCGCTTCAGGCCGGGTGGTCGCGGATGGTGTTGCGTCTGGCCTTGCCCTTGAAAGTGACCGAGGCCGCGATGGAAACAGACCCGACAGACGGGACCGCAATTGTGCATCTGCGCATGGAACCTGTCAGTCAGGAGGTGTTCGCGGGCACAGCCGGTGCGCCCCCGGGGGTGACAACCCTGGTTACGCCGGGTCTGGTTGCGCCGGGGCCGGAACATAGCCAGATACCCCGGCAGGACGGGGGGCAAAGGCTGATCGTGGTGCTGGATCCCGGCCATGGCGGTGTTGATCCGGGCGCGCAGCGGGGGGGCCATGACGAAGCTGATCTGGTGCTGATCTTCGCCCGGGAGCTGCGCGAGATGCTGGTGCGCACCGGCCGGTTTGAGGTGATCCTGACCCGCGAAAGCGACAGTTTCGTGCCGCTGCCCACACGGGTGTCGATTGCCCGGGCGGCGCGGGCCGATCTGTTCATCTCGCTTCATGCGGATGCCCTTGCCGAGGGGCGGGCGACCGGGGCAACCGTCTATACCCTGTCGGATACCGCGTCTGATGCGGCCTCGGCCGCGCTGGCGGAACATCATGATCGTGCCGATCTGCTGGCCGGTATCGACCTTACCGGCAGTGATGATGTGGTGGCCGGTGTGCTGATGGATCTGGCCCGGCTGGACACCGACCCGCGATCCGAGGCGCTGGCCGATGCGCTGGTGGCGGGGATATCGGCAGGCGGCGGAGGCATGCATTCGCACCCGCATTCCGAGGCCGGATTCTCGGTCCTGAAAGCGGCAGATATTCCTTCGGTTCTGGTGGAACTGGGATTTATGTCCGAGCCAAGCGATCTGGCCAACCTGCTGGACCCGGAATGGCGCGCGGCGGTTCAGGCGGGGATACGCGATGCGATTCTGGGCTGGGCGGCAGGGGATGCGGCGGCGGCGGCCTTGCGGCGGCAATAA
- a CDS encoding DsbA family protein: protein MKSLLIAALAGLTLIWAVPSFAIDLDALTDGERAAFRAEIRSYLLENPEVLMEAIAVLEQRQAQSEAARDMDLVAANADLLFNSTTAWEGGNPDGDIVLVEFLDYRCGYCRRAFPEVEQLIEADGNIRLVIVEFPILGAQSVLAARFALSARILEGDESYKDIHDALMVMRADVTEDSLIRLADGLGFDGDAILAGMDDPGIDAVLEANYALGQRLQISGTPSFVMGDQLLRGYLPYDTMVQLTEELRSAAN, encoded by the coding sequence ATGAAATCGCTGTTGATCGCTGCCCTGGCCGGACTGACCCTGATCTGGGCCGTTCCGTCATTTGCCATTGATCTGGACGCGTTGACCGATGGGGAACGCGCGGCGTTCCGCGCCGAGATACGCAGCTATCTGCTGGAAAACCCGGAAGTTCTGATGGAGGCCATCGCAGTTCTGGAACAGCGCCAGGCCCAAAGCGAGGCTGCCCGCGACATGGATCTTGTGGCCGCCAATGCAGATCTGCTGTTCAACTCCACCACCGCCTGGGAGGGCGGCAACCCGGATGGCGATATCGTGCTGGTCGAGTTTCTGGATTATCGCTGCGGCTATTGCCGCCGCGCCTTCCCCGAGGTGGAACAGCTGATCGAAGCCGACGGGAATATCCGGTTGGTGATCGTGGAATTCCCAATTCTGGGCGCGCAATCCGTGCTGGCCGCACGTTTTGCGCTTTCGGCCCGGATTCTGGAAGGGGATGAGAGCTATAAGGATATCCATGATGCGCTGATGGTGATGCGTGCGGATGTGACCGAAGACAGCCTGATCCGGCTGGCGGATGGGCTTGGGTTTGACGGTGACGCGATCCTTGCGGGGATGGATGACCCCGGGATCGACGCGGTGCTTGAGGCGAATTATGCGTTGGGACAGCGCTTGCAGATCAGCGGCACGCCAAGCTTTGTGATGGGCGATCAGTTGCTGCGCGGCTACCTGCCCTATGACACAATGGTGCAATTGACCGAAGAACTGCGCAGCGCCGCGAATTGA
- a CDS encoding ABC transporter substrate-binding protein — translation MKLLKPALLAAVMALPLATPAAYAETPPELLVVAQNIDDIVAIDPAQAYEFTSGELVTNTYDRLVQYDAEDTTVLAPGLATAWEIDAEAKTILFTLRDGVTFQSGNPLRAEDVVFSFARVVDLNLTPAFILTQLGWTPENVREMVTAEGNTVTVRYDGDFSPAFVMNVLAARPASVVDELTVMEHEMDGDMGNAWLNANTAGSGPFSLAAFRPAELIRMDANPDYFNGGPAIEGVIIRHVAEAATQQLLLESGDVDIARNLTPDQIASLDGDGVRVETFPQAAVHFLSFNQAVDSLTPPAFWEAARYLVDYEGMTSSIIAGQMEVHQAFWPEGFPGALTDTPYTYDPERAREILEEAGVELPITVTLEVINAAPFTDMAQSIQASFAEAGINFEILPGTGSQVITKYRERSHEAMLLYWGPDFMDPHSNAKAFAYNSNNDQDAYAATTTWRNSWAVPEEMNEMTIAALVEPDPAAREEIYLDLQRRVQESSPIVIMFQASYQVAMSDAVSGYVNGATSDFVFYRLVEKS, via the coding sequence ATGAAACTGCTGAAACCCGCCCTGTTGGCGGCGGTTATGGCGCTGCCGCTGGCAACACCGGCCGCCTATGCCGAAACCCCGCCCGAATTGCTGGTCGTGGCCCAGAATATCGACGACATCGTCGCGATTGACCCGGCCCAGGCCTATGAATTCACCTCAGGCGAACTGGTGACAAACACCTATGACCGGCTGGTGCAATATGATGCCGAGGATACCACGGTGCTGGCGCCCGGTCTGGCCACCGCCTGGGAGATCGATGCAGAGGCCAAGACCATCCTCTTCACCCTGCGCGATGGTGTGACCTTCCAGTCCGGCAACCCGTTGCGTGCAGAGGATGTGGTGTTTTCCTTCGCCCGTGTGGTCGATCTGAACCTGACGCCCGCCTTTATCCTGACCCAGCTTGGCTGGACGCCCGAAAACGTGCGCGAGATGGTGACGGCCGAGGGCAACACGGTCACCGTGCGCTATGACGGGGATTTCAGCCCCGCCTTCGTGATGAATGTCCTGGCCGCACGGCCGGCCTCTGTCGTCGATGAACTGACGGTGATGGAACATGAGATGGATGGCGATATGGGCAATGCCTGGCTGAACGCCAATACCGCCGGCAGCGGCCCGTTCTCTCTGGCGGCGTTCCGCCCGGCAGAGCTGATCCGCATGGATGCGAACCCGGATTACTTCAATGGCGGCCCGGCGATTGAAGGTGTGATCATCCGCCATGTGGCCGAGGCCGCGACGCAGCAATTGCTGCTGGAATCCGGCGATGTGGATATCGCGCGGAACCTGACACCGGATCAGATCGCCTCGCTTGACGGGGATGGTGTCCGGGTCGAAACCTTCCCCCAGGCGGCGGTGCATTTCCTGTCTTTCAATCAGGCCGTCGACAGCCTGACACCGCCCGCCTTCTGGGAAGCGGCGCGCTATCTGGTGGATTATGAAGGCATGACCAGCTCGATCATCGCCGGTCAGATGGAGGTGCATCAGGCGTTCTGGCCCGAGGGGTTCCCCGGTGCGCTGACCGATACGCCCTATACCTACGATCCTGAACGCGCCCGCGAAATTCTGGAAGAGGCCGGTGTGGAACTGCCGATCACCGTCACCCTTGAGGTGATCAATGCAGCCCCGTTCACCGATATGGCACAGTCGATCCAGGCCAGTTTTGCCGAAGCCGGGATCAATTTTGAAATCCTGCCCGGGACGGGAAGCCAGGTCATCACCAAATATCGTGAGCGGAGCCATGAGGCGATGCTGCTTTACTGGGGCCCGGACTTCATGGATCCGCATTCAAATGCAAAGGCGTTTGCCTATAATTCGAACAATGATCAGGATGCCTATGCCGCGACCACGACCTGGCGCAATTCCTGGGCGGTGCCGGAGGAGATGAACGAGATGACAATCGCCGCCCTGGTCGAACCGGACCCGGCCGCGCGCGAAGAGATCTATCTGGATCTGCAACGCCGGGTGCAGGAAAGCTCCCCCATCGTGATCATGTTCCAGGCGTCTTATCAGGTGGCGATGTCTGACGCGGTTTCGGGCTATGTGAATGGCGCGACATCGGATTTCGTCTTCTACCGTCTTGTGGAAAAAAGCTGA
- a CDS encoding M48 family metalloprotease, with product MPRAPALRTFMASCLLMLVGWAAEAQSIIRDAEIERGLRELAAPVLRAAGLPASTRIIIINDRSLNAFVADARHIFIHSGLLMRMEDPAELQAVLAHEAAHIANGHLSRRPANARSARSAAALGLLLAVAAGSASGNGELGAGIAIGTNSSAVRVFLAHTRAEETSADQAGLRYMVQAGIDPAAMLSVLDLFRGQEALSTGRQDPYMRTHPLTRTRLRNVQAFVNGRSGTAEGAESTPEARYWFARINAKLSGFLNNPAQTLRRVGRRDEGEIATLTRAIAYHQGADASRAISEVGRLLQMRPNDPYYQELQGQILYESRNFPQAVRAYARAAQLAPREALILAGHGRALLAADTSSGNAQARTVLERAYARDPFDPRMLRDLALAYARGGNNGMASVVTAERYAIIGRMEDAEIQATRASGLLPNGSGGWLRAQDVLRVAEIAQSRRNRR from the coding sequence ATGCCCCGCGCCCCTGCCCTGAGGACGTTTATGGCCAGTTGCCTGCTGATGCTTGTTGGCTGGGCGGCAGAGGCGCAGTCGATCATCCGCGATGCCGAGATTGAACGGGGCCTCAGGGAACTGGCCGCGCCGGTTCTGCGCGCCGCGGGCCTGCCTGCCTCAACCCGGATCATTATCATCAACGACCGCTCCTTAAACGCGTTTGTCGCCGATGCCCGCCATATCTTCATTCATTCCGGTCTGCTGATGCGGATGGAGGACCCCGCCGAACTGCAGGCCGTACTGGCCCATGAAGCGGCCCATATCGCCAATGGCCATCTGTCGCGCAGACCGGCCAATGCCCGCAGCGCCCGCAGCGCGGCCGCACTGGGCCTGTTGCTGGCGGTCGCGGCGGGCTCGGCCTCGGGCAATGGGGAACTGGGCGCAGGCATCGCAATTGGCACGAATTCCTCTGCGGTCCGGGTGTTTCTGGCCCATACTCGCGCCGAGGAAACCAGCGCCGATCAAGCCGGTCTGCGCTATATGGTGCAGGCCGGTATTGATCCGGCCGCGATGCTGAGCGTGCTGGATCTTTTTCGCGGACAAGAGGCGCTTTCAACCGGGCGGCAGGACCCGTATATGCGCACGCACCCGTTGACGCGCACCCGTCTGCGCAATGTTCAGGCCTTCGTGAATGGCCGGTCCGGCACGGCAGAAGGGGCTGAAAGCACGCCCGAGGCCCGCTATTGGTTTGCCCGGATCAACGCCAAGCTCAGCGGATTTCTGAACAATCCAGCCCAGACCCTGCGCCGGGTCGGCCGCAGGGATGAGGGCGAGATCGCAACCCTGACCCGCGCCATTGCCTATCATCAGGGCGCCGATGCCAGCCGGGCCATTTCCGAGGTCGGGCGGTTGCTTCAGATGCGCCCGAATGATCCCTATTATCAGGAACTTCAGGGGCAGATACTTTATGAATCCCGCAATTTCCCGCAAGCCGTACGCGCCTATGCCCGTGCCGCCCAGCTGGCCCCGCGTGAGGCGCTGATCCTGGCGGGTCATGGCCGCGCATTGCTGGCCGCCGACACGTCTTCGGGCAATGCCCAGGCCCGCACGGTGCTGGAACGCGCCTATGCCCGCGACCCGTTTGACCCGCGGATGTTGCGCGATCTGGCGCTGGCCTATGCGCGGGGCGGCAATAATGGCATGGCCTCGGTCGTCACAGCCGAACGCTATGCGATTATCGGGCGGATGGAGGATGCAGAGATACAGGCCACCCGGGCCAGCGGATTACTGCCCAACGGATCAGGCGGGTGGCTTCGCGCGCAAGATGTGTTACGGGTGGCCGAAATCGCCCAAAGCCGGAGAAACCGCCGATGA
- a CDS encoding ABC transporter permease — protein sequence MIAHETGQIAILGPLAAIARFGLVVALTFLGLLALTFFIGRVVPIDPVLAVVGDRATNAQYEAARVAMGLDRPMIVQFASYVLDVLKGDLGLSISTNRPVAEDLARVFPATLEMASLGILIGVGLGIPAGVLAASHQGRWIDQVIRVFALLGYSVPAFWLGLVGLAVFYAGLGWVSGPGRVDIFYDGLVPTVTGLLVVDSILAGDWDVLQSALSHLVLPATILGVFSLAYIARMTRSFMLDQLSQEYVTTARVKGVPEWRVIWVHAFGAIRVPLITVIGLSYAGLLEGSVMIETVFSWPGIGNYLTTALFNADMNAVLGATLVIGSVFIVINKISDVLYRLLDPRSR from the coding sequence ATGATTGCACATGAGACAGGACAGATCGCCATTCTCGGCCCGCTGGCCGCCATCGCGCGGTTTGGCCTTGTGGTGGCGCTGACCTTTCTGGGGCTTCTGGCCCTGACCTTTTTCATCGGCCGCGTGGTCCCGATTGACCCGGTGCTGGCCGTGGTCGGGGATCGCGCCACCAATGCGCAATATGAGGCCGCGCGCGTGGCCATGGGGCTGGACCGCCCGATGATCGTGCAATTCGCCAGCTATGTGCTGGATGTGCTCAAAGGCGATCTGGGCCTCTCGATCTCCACCAACCGGCCCGTGGCCGAGGATCTGGCCCGGGTCTTTCCCGCAACGCTTGAAATGGCCTCGCTTGGCATTCTGATCGGGGTCGGGCTGGGCATCCCCGCCGGTGTTCTGGCCGCGTCCCATCAGGGCCGGTGGATTGATCAGGTGATCCGGGTGTTTGCCCTGCTGGGTTATTCCGTACCCGCCTTCTGGCTGGGGCTGGTCGGGCTGGCGGTTTTCTATGCCGGGCTTGGCTGGGTCTCGGGGCCCGGCCGGGTTGATATTTTCTATGACGGGCTGGTGCCCACGGTGACCGGCCTGCTGGTGGTTGACAGCATTCTTGCCGGTGACTGGGATGTGCTGCAAAGCGCCCTGTCGCATCTGGTGCTGCCCGCCACGATCCTGGGGGTCTTCAGCCTGGCCTATATCGCACGGATGACCCGCTCATTCATGCTGGACCAGTTGAGCCAGGAATATGTGACAACCGCGCGGGTCAAGGGCGTGCCGGAATGGCGGGTGATCTGGGTCCATGCCTTTGGCGCGATACGGGTGCCGCTGATCACCGTTATCGGCCTGTCTTATGCGGGCCTGCTGGAAGGGTCGGTGATGATCGAAACCGTCTTTTCCTGGCCCGGCATCGGCAATTACCTGACCACCGCCCTGTTCAATGCCGATATGAATGCGGTTCTGGGCGCGACACTTGTCATCGGCTCGGTGTTCATCGTGATCAACAAAATCTCTGACGTGCTGTATCGTCTGCTTGACCCGAGGAGCCGATAG